DNA sequence from the Rhodospirillales bacterium genome:
TATCTAAGCCGCTCGCTTTTCGAGAGTCCCAGAGCCTCCGGCTAGGTCCTTCATCGATGCCCGAAACCGTCGCCATCGCCAGCGATCATGCCGGCATCGAGCTGAAGGCCCTGCTCAAGAAGGAGTTGAGCGACGCCGGTCTCGATATCCTCGACCTCGGGACCGAAGGCCCCCAGTCCGTGGACTACCCGGATTTCGCCGACAAGCTCGCCCACGCCATTCGCGACGGCAAGGTCCGGCGCGGCGTGCTGGTGTGCGGTAGCGGCATCGGCATTTCGATCGCCGCCAACCGCCATCCCGAAGTCCGCGCCGCTTTGGTCCACGACGCCCTCGGCGCCCGCCTCGCGCGTCAGCACAACGATGCCAACGTCATTTGCTTCGGCGGGCGCATGATCGGCCCGGAAGTGGCGCGCGATTGCCTCAAGGTTTTTCTTTCCACCGCGTTCGAGGGCGGCCGCCACGCTAACCGCGTCGCAAAGCTCACTCCGTCACGCCGTTCCTGAAAACCAACGAACAATTGACACTAACCAAGGAAAAGTCATGTCTGCTCAAACATCCGCCGTCCGTTCCGTAAACGGAGACGCCTTCTTCACTCAGCCGCTCGCCGCGCGCGATCCGGAACTGCATGCCGCCATCGTCAAGGAATTGGGGCGTCAGCGCGATCAGATCGAATTGATCGCGTCGGAAAACATCGTGTCGCGGGCGGTGTTGGAAGCGCAAGGCTCGATCTTGACCAACAAGTATGCCGAAGGCCTTCCCGGCAAGCGCTATTACGGCGGGTGCGAATTCGTCGACATCGCCGAGAATCTCGCCATCGAGCGGGCGAAAAAGCTGTTCGGCTGCCAGTTCGCCAACGTCCAACCTCATTCCGGCGCGCAGGCCAACGGCGCGGTGATGATGGCGCTGCTGGAGCCGGGCGATCCGATCCTGGGGCTCTCACTCGCCGCCGGCGGGCATCTCACCCACGGCGCGCCGGTCGCGCTGTCGGGCAAATGGTTCAAAGCCCAGCAATACGGCGTGCGGCGCGAGGACGCGCTGATCGATTACGACGAAGTCGAGCGGATGGCGCGCGAGCATCGGCCGAAGCTGATCATCGCCGGAGGGTCGGCCTATCCGCGGGTGATCGACTTCGCGCGCTTCCGCAAGATCGCGGACGGGGTCGGCGCCTACTTCATGGTCGACATGGCGCACTTCGCCGGCTTGTCCGCCGCCGGGGTCTATCCCAACCCGGTGCCGCATGCCCATGTCGTCACCACCACCACCCACAAGACCCTGCGCGGCCCGCGCGGCGGCATGATCCTCACCAACGACCCGGAGCTCGCCAAGAAGCTCAACACCGCGGTGTTCCCCGGCACCCAGGGCGGGCCTTTGATGCACGTGATCGCCGCCAAGGCGGTCGCGTTCGGCGAGGCACTTAAGCCCGAATTCAAGACCTACGCCAAGAACGTCGTCGAGAACGCCAAGGTTCTGGCGAAAACGCTGCTGGAGCGCGGCTTCGCCATCGTTTCCGGCGGCACGGATTCGCACCTGATGCTGGTCGATCTGCGTCCGAAGAAGATCACCGGCAAGGCGGCCGAGGCAAGTCTCGATCGTGCCCACATCACCTGCAACAAGAACGGAATCCCGTTCGACCCGGAAAAGCCGACCATCACGTCGGGCATCCGGCTCGGCACCCCGGCCGGCACCAGCCGCGGTTTCGGGACGGAGGAATTCCGCCAGATCGGCGTCCTGATCGCCGACGTTCTCGAATCGCTCGCCGCCCATCCGGACGACAACGGCAAGGCCGAGGCCGCGGCGCGCGACAAGGTCCACGACTTGTGCCGGCGTTTCCCGATCTATCCCGATCTGTGAGGCGAGACCAAGGGGGAGGAACAGAGTCATGCGCTGCCCGTTTTGCGGCCACGAGGACACCCAGGTGAAGGACTCGCGTCCGACCGAGGATAACGCCGCGATCCGTCGACGGCGTTATTGCTCGGCGTGCGGATCGCGCTTCACCACCTTCGAGCGCATCCAGCTGCGCGAACTGATGGTGGTCAAGAGCAGCGGCGAGAAGGTTCCGTTCGATCGCGACAAGCTGTTGCGCTCGCTCAAGATCGCGCTGCGCAAACGGCCGGTGGAGGACGAGCGGATCGAACGCTTGGTCAACAGCATCCAGCGCCGCCTGGAAACTCTGGGCGAAAACGAAATCCCGACCAAGGTCATCGGCGAAATGGTGATGGATCAGTTGAAGGAACTCGACCCCGTCGCCTACGTCCGCTTCGCCTCCGTCTACCGCAATTTCCGCGAGGCGAAGGATTTCGAGGAATTCGTGGGTAAGCTTGGCGACACCCGCTGACACATCCCCCGCGCGCGACTTCGCCAACATGCGTTC
Encoded proteins:
- the rpiB gene encoding ribose 5-phosphate isomerase B; translated protein: MPETVAIASDHAGIELKALLKKELSDAGLDILDLGTEGPQSVDYPDFADKLAHAIRDGKVRRGVLVCGSGIGISIAANRHPEVRAALVHDALGARLARQHNDANVICFGGRMIGPEVARDCLKVFLSTAFEGGRHANRVAKLTPSRRS
- a CDS encoding serine hydroxymethyltransferase; the encoded protein is MSAQTSAVRSVNGDAFFTQPLAARDPELHAAIVKELGRQRDQIELIASENIVSRAVLEAQGSILTNKYAEGLPGKRYYGGCEFVDIAENLAIERAKKLFGCQFANVQPHSGAQANGAVMMALLEPGDPILGLSLAAGGHLTHGAPVALSGKWFKAQQYGVRREDALIDYDEVERMAREHRPKLIIAGGSAYPRVIDFARFRKIADGVGAYFMVDMAHFAGLSAAGVYPNPVPHAHVVTTTTHKTLRGPRGGMILTNDPELAKKLNTAVFPGTQGGPLMHVIAAKAVAFGEALKPEFKTYAKNVVENAKVLAKTLLERGFAIVSGGTDSHLMLVDLRPKKITGKAAEASLDRAHITCNKNGIPFDPEKPTITSGIRLGTPAGTSRGFGTEEFRQIGVLIADVLESLAAHPDDNGKAEAAARDKVHDLCRRFPIYPDL
- the nrdR gene encoding transcriptional repressor NrdR; the encoded protein is MRCPFCGHEDTQVKDSRPTEDNAAIRRRRYCSACGSRFTTFERIQLRELMVVKSSGEKVPFDRDKLLRSLKIALRKRPVEDERIERLVNSIQRRLETLGENEIPTKVIGEMVMDQLKELDPVAYVRFASVYRNFREAKDFEEFVGKLGDTR